The Chloroflexota bacterium nucleotide sequence GCGCGAGCGCGCCGAGGGCGCGAATCACGATCGCGTCTGACGCCAGCAGCCAGGTCAAGGGCGTGCCCAGGCTCCCTACGGCCCACAGGAGCAACGCCGGGCGAATCAGGTTCGAGCGGGCGGCTCGCAGCAGCAGCATGTTGGGCCAGGTGTGGCGCGCGATGGCCAGGATCATCGTCGCCGCGAACCCCCACAGCTCGAGGTGGATGATCGCTTCGTCGAGCCCGCTTGGGACGGTCACCGCTCCTCCGGCGAGACCGAAGCTCGCGACGACCAGAAGAACCTGCGAGGCGATGAGGCTGGTCGCCATCGTCAGCGGCAGGATGATCGGCTCGCGGTCACCCGGTGACCTGCCCTGGCGTACGGCGACGCCGAACGCGTACACGGCGAGGATGATGCCGAAGAACGGGAGGAGGCCGCTGAGGACCATCGCGATGCTCCGCGGCGTCGATAGCGGCAGCGGCTGCCCCAGGGCCCGCAGCGCGACCCCCACTGCGACAGCGATCCCTCCGGTCGACACCAGCGCGCCGCGCTCGAGGTGCGTGCGGTGGAACCGAGGCAGGAGGCGCGAGCCCACCGCGACAATGGTCAGCACCATGAATCCGAGCGCCTGGACCTGCCCGTGCCCCTGGATGAGCGCGCCAACGTCGGCGCCGACCGGCACGCGGAGCACGAAGCTCAGCATGAGGGTGAGTCCCAGTCCGAACCCGCCGATGAGAGCGAGGAGTAGGCTTGCGCGCAGCAGGAGCGCGTATGGATCGCGCAGCACGTCCACGTCTATCGGAGCGCTGAAGAACCGCCCGCCCGGCGTGAAGGCGAGCGGCTGGGTGCAAAGGGTTTTGGCGCAACCTTCGGCATCCCGTCAGCCCGGACGTTCGGACCCGCGAGCATGCGCGCGGCGGCGTTTTTCCTGGATGCCGGCCCACTCGGCGGATCCGATCTTGAATGACATCGTGATCTCAGCGACGCGTCGGCCGAGGGCCCGCGCGACATCTTCCTCGGCGGGCGACGGCATGCGGTCGCCTTCCGCCCCACTGATCGCTGTGCTGCCGTAGACGGGCGTCTCATTCTCGAGAATCGGCTGCTGCTGGCCCGGCGTCACCACGATCATCCCGAAATGCATGAACATCGTGAGGATCGAGTGGAGTGTCTGCTCGTTCCCACCGTGCGGCGTGCCGG carries:
- a CDS encoding NAD(P)H-dependent oxidoreductase — translated: SPGYFGSMASPVKRLFEDCATASNPPITDRTRPWRHFRFHNKIGAAFTATGTPHGGNEQTLHSILTMFMHFGMIVVTPGQQQPILENETPVYGSTAISGAEGDRMPSPAEEDVARALGRRVAEITMSFKIGSAEWAGIQEKRRRAHARGSERPG